One Phycisphaerae bacterium RAS2 DNA window includes the following coding sequences:
- the araQ_1 gene encoding L-arabinose transport system permease protein AraQ, which translates to MTNLPDSAWLARLGRLLRVAALACILAPVVWAMWASWVPIERLHSGAMPWAVGGGRGGWANYDEALTQFPFLSFAVNSIVLSVAQVCGTLLSCSLTGFALAQYDRRGNRFWFSVLLATMMIPGQVLLIAQFVVYQQLGWVGSYRPLIVPAWLAASSFFVYVFREYFRNVPRAYEESARIDGASPWQVYWYVMLPMARPVLAAVACLALLGAWHEFLEPLVYLSDYRRYPLSVGLRMMQSIEGSRGNVLMAACILSMLPPLAALFWARRALFGRAEEPPFA; encoded by the coding sequence ATGACGAACTTGCCCGATTCAGCATGGCTTGCGCGGCTGGGCCGATTGCTGCGCGTCGCGGCGCTCGCATGCATTCTGGCGCCGGTCGTGTGGGCGATGTGGGCGTCGTGGGTTCCGATCGAGCGACTGCACTCCGGGGCGATGCCCTGGGCAGTTGGCGGCGGCCGCGGGGGATGGGCGAATTATGACGAAGCGCTGACACAGTTTCCCTTCCTGAGCTTTGCGGTGAACTCCATTGTGCTGTCGGTCGCACAGGTCTGCGGGACGCTTTTGAGTTGTTCGCTGACGGGCTTCGCACTCGCGCAGTACGACCGTCGCGGCAACCGATTCTGGTTCAGCGTGTTGCTGGCGACGATGATGATTCCCGGGCAGGTGTTGCTCATAGCGCAGTTCGTGGTCTACCAGCAACTGGGCTGGGTCGGTTCGTATCGCCCACTCATCGTTCCGGCGTGGCTGGCGGCGTCGAGTTTCTTTGTCTATGTATTCCGGGAGTATTTTCGCAACGTGCCGCGTGCTTACGAAGAGTCCGCTCGGATTGATGGCGCGTCGCCATGGCAGGTGTATTGGTATGTGATGCTGCCCATGGCTCGCCCCGTATTGGCGGCGGTGGCATGTTTGGCGCTGCTGGGCGCGTGGCACGAGTTCTTGGAACCGCTGGTGTATCTCTCTGATTATCGCCGGTATCCCTTGAGCGTGGGACTTCGCATGATGCAATCGATCGAGGGCAGCCGCGGCAATGTGCTGATGGCCGCCTGCATCCTCTCCATGCTCCCGCCGCTGGCGGCGTTGTTCTGGGCGCGTCGCGCGCTCTTTGGCCGCGCCGAAGAGCCGCCGTTCGCGTAG